In a genomic window of Saccharothrix sp. HUAS TT1:
- a CDS encoding carbohydrate ABC transporter permease, with protein MTVSAREARAGWLFLSPWVVGFLAFTAGPMLFSLWLSLTHYDMLKPPTVVGLENYREALSDERVGTALYNTVFYTALHVPSQIVLALGLASLLRRAGRAGGFFRTLLYLPVMTPPVALAAMFLLLLNGQNGAVNEFLGWFGFQGPNWTTDPVWIKPGLVVMSLWTVGSTAVLYLAALTRVPLERYEAAQLDGASPWRQFWHVTLPGISGTVYFTVVVNTIASLQVFTEAYAMFFGARAKASAEGDAALFYVIHLFQEAFGSLRMGYASALAWLLFAVIAVITVVQVRLSRRYVHYEGERS; from the coding sequence GTGACGGTGAGCGCGCGCGAGGCGCGGGCGGGGTGGTTGTTCCTCTCGCCCTGGGTGGTCGGGTTCCTGGCGTTCACCGCCGGGCCGATGCTGTTCAGCCTGTGGCTGTCCCTGACGCACTACGACATGCTCAAACCGCCGACGGTGGTCGGCCTGGAGAACTACCGCGAGGCGTTGAGCGACGAACGGGTCGGCACGGCGCTGTACAACACGGTCTTCTACACCGCGCTGCACGTGCCGTCGCAGATCGTGCTGGCGCTGGGCCTGGCGAGCCTGCTGCGCCGGGCGGGGCGCGCGGGCGGGTTCTTCCGCACCCTGCTGTACCTGCCGGTGATGACGCCGCCGGTCGCGCTGGCCGCGATGTTCCTGCTGCTGCTCAACGGGCAGAACGGCGCGGTGAACGAATTCCTCGGCTGGTTCGGCTTCCAGGGCCCGAACTGGACCACCGACCCGGTGTGGATCAAGCCGGGGCTGGTGGTGATGAGCCTGTGGACGGTCGGCAGCACCGCCGTGCTGTACCTGGCGGCGCTGACCCGCGTGCCCCTGGAGCGGTACGAGGCGGCGCAGCTGGACGGCGCGAGCCCGTGGCGGCAGTTCTGGCACGTGACGCTGCCGGGCATCAGCGGGACGGTGTACTTCACCGTCGTGGTGAACACGATCGCGTCGCTCCAGGTGTTCACCGAGGCGTACGCGATGTTCTTCGGCGCGCGGGCCAAGGCGTCGGCCGAGGGCGACGCGGCGCTGTTCTACGTGATCCACCTGTTCCAGGAGGCGTTCGGGTCGCTGCGGATGGGTTACGCGTCGGCGTTGGCGTGGTTGCTGTTCGCGGTGATCGCCGTGATCACCGTCGTGCAGGTGCGGCTGTCGCGCCGGTACGTGCACTACGAAGGCGAGCGGTCGTGA
- a CDS encoding carbohydrate ABC transporter permease produces the protein MKRVAAWAALVVVAVAFAYPFWWLVSASLKDRAHVFDNALLPRPFSPGNYVEVWQAVPLLTWIGNSVAVGLAAAGAATAASALVAFGFAMFRFPGRGVLFGVVLATMMLPAAVTMVPVYLEWHALGLATTQVPLWAQNLFGSAFYIFLLRQFFLGLPREVFDAAKVDGASSWRLFTSMALPLARPGLIVVFVFELKAAWTDLIKPLIYLREPELYTLPRGLKAVLDRFGEGGEQQWELVLAASAIATVPMVLLFLVAQRHFVRGTVTQHVE, from the coding sequence GTGAAGCGCGTCGCGGCGTGGGCCGCGCTGGTGGTCGTGGCGGTGGCGTTCGCCTACCCGTTCTGGTGGCTGGTCAGCGCGTCGTTGAAGGACCGGGCGCACGTGTTCGACAACGCGCTGCTGCCCCGGCCGTTCTCGCCGGGCAACTACGTCGAGGTGTGGCAGGCGGTGCCGCTGCTGACGTGGATCGGCAACAGCGTCGCGGTCGGCCTGGCGGCGGCCGGTGCGGCCACGGCGGCGAGCGCGCTGGTGGCGTTCGGGTTCGCGATGTTCCGCTTCCCCGGTCGCGGGGTGCTGTTCGGCGTGGTGCTGGCGACGATGATGCTGCCCGCCGCGGTGACCATGGTGCCGGTCTACCTGGAGTGGCACGCGCTGGGGCTGGCCACCACGCAGGTCCCGCTGTGGGCGCAGAACCTGTTCGGCTCGGCGTTCTACATCTTCCTGCTGCGCCAGTTCTTCCTCGGCCTGCCGCGCGAGGTGTTCGACGCGGCGAAGGTCGACGGCGCGAGCTCGTGGCGGCTGTTCACCTCGATGGCGCTGCCGCTGGCGCGGCCCGGTCTGATCGTGGTGTTCGTGTTCGAGCTGAAGGCCGCGTGGACCGACCTGATCAAGCCGCTGATCTACCTGCGCGAGCCCGAGCTGTACACGTTGCCGCGCGGGTTGAAGGCGGTGCTGGACCGGTTCGGCGAGGGCGGCGAGCAGCAGTGGGAGCTGGTGCTGGCCGCGAGCGCCATCGCGACCGTGCCGATGGTGCTGCTGTTCCTGGTCGCCCAGCGGCACTTCGTCCGCGGCACGGTCACCCAGCACGTCGAGTGA
- a CDS encoding QsdR family transcriptional regulator, producing the protein MGSTGARRVVSRDQVVRGACRFFLRHGRVDMEALATSLAISRATLYRVVHSRDGLLADVLWALADRLLARARQERTNGGVEGVLEVTRRFVGDLRAAGPFRAFLRGEPETAARVLFNASGGVHRRAVSAQKEILLEVDGGPWSTAALDQVAFLYVRIVESTLYAELLTGAPLDPDLAETAARTVLLQHR; encoded by the coding sequence GTGGGGTCGACCGGCGCCCGGCGGGTGGTCAGCCGGGACCAGGTGGTGCGCGGCGCCTGCCGGTTCTTCCTGCGGCACGGCCGGGTCGACATGGAGGCGTTGGCGACGAGCCTCGCCATCAGCCGGGCCACGCTCTACCGGGTCGTGCACAGCCGGGACGGGCTGCTCGCCGACGTGCTGTGGGCGCTCGCCGACCGCCTGCTGGCCAGGGCCAGGCAGGAGCGGACGAACGGCGGCGTCGAGGGCGTCCTGGAAGTCACCCGGCGGTTCGTCGGCGACCTGCGCGCGGCCGGGCCGTTCCGGGCGTTCCTGCGCGGCGAGCCCGAGACGGCGGCCAGGGTGCTGTTCAACGCCTCCGGCGGCGTGCACCGGCGGGCGGTGTCGGCGCAGAAGGAGATCCTGCTGGAGGTCGACGGCGGGCCGTGGTCGACGGCGGCGCTGGACCAGGTGGCGTTCCTGTACGTGCGCATCGTCGAGTCCACCCTGTACGCCGAGCTGCTGACCGGCGCGCCGCTGGACCCGGACCTCGCCGAGACGGCCGCGCGGACCGTGCTGCTCCAGCACCGCTGA